Part of the Puntigrus tetrazona isolate hp1 unplaced genomic scaffold, ASM1883169v1 S000000176, whole genome shotgun sequence genome is shown below.
AATAGGCTTCAGCTGATATCCTTGAGCAGTctctaaaaaaaccccaaacacaAGGCAGTTAAATAATAGCAATTGTATGCACACTTAATTTTTAAAGTgacacttttttatgttttcttaaaagtacaaaaatatatatatatatatatatatatatatatatatatatatatatatatatatatatatatacacacacacacacacacacacacacacacacacatatatatatatatatatatatatatatatatatatatatatatatatatatatatatatatatatatatatatatatatatatatatatatatatatatatatatatatatatatatatatatagatatatatatatatatatatacatggctGATTTATGTCAGTCACTgcaatcaaaaatgcattatgaaaaacacaagaaaatgaactttatctttttttttaatttaaggaaatattttataaaagtgttaaaaggAAAATCTGTGCACataattgctattattaaattgcattgtGTTTCAGGGTTTTTAGAGACTCGCTCAAGGGTATCTTGCTAGGAAAGTTTAGGcctgtattataaatatgtagaTAAAATGTGAATGCAGAAAAATCTGTCCAATTGTATAGTATATGGTTTGCAgcaaataacaattaaaaaataaataaaccttaaaagtattattatttttaattattattaaaaagttttccTTTCAAATATTCATAGAGAAAGTGTAACTAATCCTATCacatttatcaataaaattattttttttttaccaaaagaATGATTGCTTTCTAAATTGAAATAAGAGCGTTGACCCTTAGTCCCGCCCATCTGTCACATCTTACCTCCCCATTGGATAACGGTAGCGTCCATCACAGTGCGTCCCGCAGCGCGACGTTACGTCATGGCGTCATATCCTCTTCACCGCGTCGTTTGAAGTAGATGGTAAAAGTTTATCTCTGTCGCAGATAATAACTACTCAAAGTTTCACGCGTTTGTTGGATTATTCCAGTAGCTGGAATCATATATTCGATAAATCGTATTTGAGTTAAATCATTCGTTTCGAGTGTTAAACTGTTACGTCGTGCATTTAAAAGCGATCTGCCGCtatcaaaacaaaactgtaaacagaCCCGGATAATGCgcttatataaaatacaaagctTTGTATTTCAGCTATGTGCTGTGCAGTGATGtaacacattcacacatgtATATACGTGAAGGTTTAAAGCacgacgtgtgtgtgttttttgctaCTTTTCGTGTTAGGAAAAGCTCAGCCGTAAACGCTAGCAGCAGCAGCGATGTCTGCGAGTCTGACTCCGGAACAGAGGAGGAGGATAGAAGAGAACAGACAGCGAGCTCTGGCCAGAAGAGCCGAGAAACAGGCTCAACTCACCCCTGGATCGGCCCAAAGCAGAACAGAGCCCGCTAAGAGCAGCCAGCTGCTTGCATCTGCTCCAGGAGCAAGACAGGTGGGCACCGGAGCTGTCCCGACTACCCTGAACGCGTTTAAGTGTCAGAacgctttgtttgttttgatccGGTTAGGAACTGTGAAAGATTCTGTCTGATTAGTCTGGAAGTCACTGACTACCGCAcaaccacaaataaataattcataatgcTGACATACGTGGACCGCTCATAAGAGTCAGTTTTTCGAAATTGAGATTAATAGATCATCTGAAAGCCGAATGAATAAGCTTCCTATTGATTTGTGGTTTGTTAgagtttaagtttaaaatgatttaatttaaaattggaCACATGTTTGCCATTATTAAATTGCACtatgctctttttttaacaCGTTCATATTAAAAATTGAGGTAGAAGTgtgaacattaattaaaaaaaaaaaaaaaaaaaaaaaaatatatatatatatatatatacacacacacatacatatgtatatacacatatatgtatgtatatgtatatatatatatatatgtatgtgtgtatatatatatatatatatatatatatatatatatatatatttatatatatatatatatatatatatatatatatatatatatatatacatatatttatatatatatacatatatttatatatatatatatatatatatatatatatatatatatacatatatatatatatatatatatatatatatatattattaaccCTAAAAAGCTTACTGTATTGTGTTAGATAAATTTCTAAAAACTCAAAATGATCAAACATTGCTGTGCTACATGCAGCTACATactgcatgtatttttaaataaaaaaaaaagaatatgtaaAGATCATCCAACTCAGATTGACATTTGATTtcaattactgttttatttgtgtcctgctatataactttaaaaaataatcgcATAATAAACACATGTCGCGTTGTCTGATTTCTGCCAATCACTAAATAGTTGACTGCCTCCAAAAATGCGTTATCAATATTAATGACATGAAGCCTTGTTATTGGGAAATTCTggtttgaaatatttagtacttttaagtaattgttttatttaaaaaaaaaaaggtgtttagcaAATCTTGCACACAACTGCTATTGTTAAActtaattatacataaaagcattaaacatGTACTGGTGTGCATaatgttatgtgtgtgtatgtatgtatatatatatatatatatatatatatatatatatatatatatatataagtataaaaagtaatataatggATTTTTGTCTTATCTTTGCAGACTCAGCTCATAGACACCCAAGTACCCTGTACAAAGACAGCACCTCCAACGTCTAATGCTTCTTCTGCAACTCATAACTTTTATGGACAGTCAAGCAAACCGACCGCAGGGGAAAAGCGACCAGCTAAACTTCCCGAAGCAGGAGGGAGTGTCCCTGCAAAGAAGCCAGCGGTGAATGTGAAAGGGAAATGCGTGTCACACTCAGAAAATCGCTTCCGAGTGGAGGTCGGCTACCATGCTGACCTCATCACTGCGTTCAAAAGCATTCCCTCTAAGACCTATGGTGAGCAcagacattgtgtgtgtgtgtgtgtgtgtgtgcgtgcgtgtgtgtgtgtgtgtatgatacAAGTTgtgaatgagtttgtttctttatcagatttggagaaatatagcATTGCATCAATTGCTCACcggtggatgctctgcagtgaatgggtgccgtcagaatgagagtccaaacagttgatcagaacatcacaataatccaacCTCCCTTGGTTGAAAGATTTGATGTCTTTCgttttggaaatatatttggaaaaaatcaAATACTCTCTCAGTGACTCTGTCAGTTAATTCTATAAAATGTGGAATCCTCTGCTTTCTTTTGTTGAGACCATACCTGTATTATAGatacagattatttttttaataaatcgacttatttatttttactttattataaataatttttctctttcttttttttcttttctctattttcattataataagTTGGGCTGGGAAGAGTTTATTTGtataagtgtacattttttttttgtttttgtggttgtaaaaaaaatatatatatatttttttacatgtgtgtatgtatacatatatatcagtaataaaaaaaaaaagtccatcttgtgaagtgaaaagctgcgcttgtaagaaacaaattctaccggcacccattcgctgcaaaGGATCCGTCTGTGAACGCGCAATGCTATATTTCTCCGATTCTGTTtgcatgaagaaacaaacatgcaatttctgaactgttgctttaaagaCAAACAGCTGTTGGGCTATTATATTTATGGACTGGCGTTTTCTCCCAGATCCTGCTACAAGGATGTGGAACTTCAGCCTTGAGGACTACCAGATGCTGAGTATGTCGTCATTTATAATACTTCTACACTAGGAATGATAAATGCAGCGCAGGATGGATTGGTGTTTGCTTGTGTTTCAGTGGAGCAGGCGGCGAGTCTCCCCTCGGTCTCTCTCAAACCTCTGGATGGGATGGAGGGGCTGAACGTTTCAGCGTCCACCGGTCGCCCCAAAGATGCTGCAGCCCTGGCTGCTCTCATGAGGCTCTGTCAGGGCTGGCAGAAACCAGGGGCCACGGTAAAGGGGAAGTGCGTTTTGGTGTCTCGCAGTCGGATGGAGGTGGATATTGGATACCACGCGGACGTTATTGAAATCTTCAAGAAAATGCCATCCAAAAATTATGGTGAGTGTCACACGGTGGTGGCCAGAATTAGTTTTAGCGgctaaaaattatgtttattttttgctgcaGCGTGTAAGAAATATTAGTTTACGTTTCCAAAGCATTCATTTtgacattaattgtaataatccagtggGATTTTTGTCTGAGATCTGATCTgatccagtctgtctggaatgaaACAGACTCGATCCAGAAAAACTGCGGCAGCGTCTCCAGGATGTTTCTCACGAATCTCCAATCGGTCGGTTGAGCCTGGGACTTCGAAGCAGGTTCCCGAAGCGTCAGATTTAGATCGGAGcttcgaatcatttgattcgggATGTGTTCATTTTGTGAATCTTTTGATTTAAATCGGAGCGATATGTCACGAATCATTTTGCGAGGGTTcgttaatcattttaaagcaagACTTTGAAGCGATTCAGTTTTGGACTTCGGCGCGATTTGCAGatgatttgattcagaacaggacTTTGGAGCATGcgttgtgaaatgtttttttccccacagcatttaaacatgtattgttatcgtcttttataatttttttttacattttcagaccAATTTATACCTCTAATGATTTTACAAAACAATGGTCATACACGCATTTTATTCTGTCTGTTGTTAGACATGAAGACCAGGAAATGGAGTTTCCTTTTGGAGGACTACGGGAAACTCAGTGAGTTCACCTCAATACATTTTGGGTTTTAATATAAGTGCAAGTCAATTTATTTAACGCTTGgtgtgtataataaatatatcaaatgctattataatttttttttgtttgttttatatgatatttaacatttttaaaatgcacgttTCTTGTAGTTTATATCTAACAATTCAGTATTTttccttgctttttttttctttctttctttttttggggtgaaatacaAGCTCAGAATTGTGGGATGCGATCTCAAAGATCTAAAAAGCCAGAACTGTCGAACATAAACTTTTTGTGGGATGTCCAGTAAATCACACCTGGAAGAAAACAAGCAACAGAACTGTGATAAAAAGACGCGGTGCATTTTGTGttgggaacaaaaaaaaaaaattgtgagatgtaaactcTTATTTGAGTTGAGATGTAaacttgactttttttaattcagtagtGGAAAACGGCttccatatatttttttgttttatttactttttatttgaatgcatttctgAACACGGTACCGAAAGTGACTCTTGATTTCCTTGGTTCGGACGCACAGAATGCAGTCGATCATGTTGTCTTGTGTCCAGTGGCGGGTCTGAGCGAGCTGTCTGTGGTGGAGATAGAGCCTTTACCTCCCGCTGTGCTGCAGTCCTTCTCCTGTCAGTTTGAGAAGAGCGAGTCCAGAGCTCCGGTCCCTCCTGAGAGCGATCTCTCGCACGTGGATCCTCATCTCACCCGCAGCCTCATGCCCTTCCAGAGAGACGGGGTCAAGTAGGTCTCCGTCGCCTCCCATTTAATGCCATCGCCGAGGTCGTGGGAATGCGTGATAAACTTCGAATGCAGCGCAAGTCACGTTCGGCGCACGCTGTGTCAGTTTTGCAGTGTCCAGAGAGGGCCGTTTGCTGCTGGCGGATGATATGGGTCTGGGAAAGACCGTCCAGGCCATCTGCATCGCCGCCTTCTACAGGAGTGAGTGGCCTCTGCTGGTGGTGGCGCCGTCCTCGGTGCGCTTCACGTGGGCCGAGGTACACGCTTGCTTTCACAGGGGTGGTTTTTTTAAGGATGCATGTCACGCCTGTGCTACCGTTCGAAAAGCTTTAATGTTTTAGGCCGCATTTATTCGATCGAAAATATGGTAAcgttattaaaatactttttgaatgcGCTGTAAAGTGTaacttaaaactgaattttcagcatcaaaaTTTCTGAATCTGAGCACCGCATATGGCATGCGTTTTACTACAGATGTCCTTTAGAGATGCTGCCGCTCCGTTTCGAATGCACGAAACTTTCACGCTGATCGCGGCTGCGGTTAAATGCACTTGcatttttgaatgcttttttacAAAACTGATAGACACGCAGTCAGTTATGTTTTCAGAGCAGGGCAAAACACAAACGAATGAATCCCGTCGAAGCTGTCAAGTTTACATATGATCTCATAATATACCTAATAATCAAATGGCAATAATCCAGAggggaaaaacaagaaaaacccATAACCATGCTTTGTAAACTTTGgcaattttaagttttaaaatgtatataaaaatgtagcaCACAGGTATTTGAACTATACACAAAAAGCAGGATGTAATTTGCACAGCAGAAGAATTAATTAACCtttaattactccagtcttcagtgactagaaacatttctgattattataaatgctgtgaaggaataatcatatttttgtaaaaaccatgatacattttcagaattctttgatgaCTGAAAAGTTCCaaagataaacatttatttttaaattttttttaattttttgtaacattacattacatatgttttaatgcaactgttgaataaaagcattcatttcttttaaaaagacaccAAACGGTTGATAATGCTGGGTCCAAAATAATTTTGGGCTGAGATTTAGaattaatcatgtttttgtgactttttaataAAGCGGTTGACAGCCGCATgtttaactaatattaaatatgacttttctttcatttaaatatgttagaTGATTAGAAAAGTCTTTTGGAAAACACTTTAATGCTGTTTAACTAACTTAATGCTTGTTTTCTGCATAACAATGGTTCATGATCG
Proteins encoded:
- the smarcal1 gene encoding SWI/SNF-related matrix-associated actin-dependent regulator of chromatin subfamily A-like protein 1 isoform X3, with protein sequence MSASLTPEQRRRIEENRQRALARRAEKQAQLTPGSAQSRTEPAKSSQLLASAPGARQTQLIDTQVPCTKTAPPTSNASSATHNFYGQSSKPTAGEKRPAKLPEAGGSVPAKKPAVNVKGKCVSHSENRFRVEVGYHADLITAFKSIPSKTYDPATRMWNFSLEDYQMLMEQAASLPSVSLKPLDGMEGLNVSASTGRPKDAAALAALMRLCQGWQKPGATVKGKCVLVSRSRMEVDIGYHADVIEIFKKMPSKNYDMKTRKWSFLLEDYGKLMAGLSELSVVEIEPLPPAVLQSFSCQFEKSESRAPVPPESDLSHVDPHLTRSLMPFQRDGVNFAVSREGRLLLADDMGLGKTVQAICIAAFYRSEWPLLVVAPSSVRFTWAEAFRRWLPSVRADSVNVVVTGKDSLRSGLINIISYDLLNKMDKRQPSAPFSVIIMDESHFLKNMKTARCRAALPLLKTAKRVILLSGTPAMSRPAELYTQILAVRPSLFPRFHDFGTRYCDAKQLPWGWDYSGSSNLSELKLLLEESLMLRRLKSEVLSQLPAKQRKVVTVTTDGINSRTKAALNAAAKQLAKGYNNKRFVRVLASSCPLLYQSCSVLMCRSHKRRKLSWFSSTTQQRPRSEPSWSISQTCWSVDERSFWCLLIINWCWTV